The DNA window GGCCACGACACCACGGCGTTCAGGCCGCTGACGCCCTGGGGCCGGCCCTGGTACACCCACTGGTCGACGCCCTTGTCGTCGGTCACGACGACCGGGGCCTCGGCACGGTACTTGCCGGGCACGTGAGGAACATGTCCGGCGGCTCGACGACGTGGTCATCGATGCTCACCAGGATCAGGTCATCGGCGTTCATGAACTGCCGCCTCTCCGGATTATTCGTAGTGGACCGTGACCGACGGTGTGTCGGGCACGCCCTGGCAGGTCAGGATGTACCCCTCGGCCACCTCGTCGTCCTCGAGCGCGTCGTTGACCCGCATGGTCGCGTGGCCCTCGACGAGCCTGGCCATGCAGGTGCCGCAGTTGCCGGCCTCGCAACTGAACGGCGGCTCGAGGCCGGCTCGCCGCGCGCTTTCCAGCAGCGTCTCGCCGGGGACCCGCGGCACCGAAACCTTCTTGCGGTCGAGGTGGATCGTCACCGTGCCCGGCTCGGCACCGTTGGATGCTGGATTCGTCACTGTGTCCTCGATGATCGCGGTGACCGTCGCCATGACCGCCCCTCCCGTACTTGCGTTCTTCAGTATAGAGAATACTATTCTCGTCAGCCGATAGGATCCTCTCTCCGACGGTCGGACTGCTGGAAGGAACGGACGTGACCGAGCCGGCAGCGCTCGTGTTCGAGGAGCGGCGCTTCAGCGCGCCGCAACTCGACGCGCTGGCCGCCGGGCTGGCCGCCACACTCGAGAAAAGGGGTGTCGCCGCTGGCCAGCGGGTCGCGGTGATGTCATCCAATCGGCCGGAATTCGTCGCCGCGCTGTTGGCGATCTGGCGGCTGGGTGCTACCGCGGTGCTCGTGAGTCCCGCGTGGAAACGCGACGAGGTCGACCACGCACTCGCGCTGGCCGGCCCGGCGCACGCCGTCGGTGACCATCCCGTGCTGGCCGGCCTGATGCCGATGCTGCATCTGGACGAACCGATCACCCCGACCGAGCCGGTCGCCCGGGCGCTGCCGCCCCCCGCCGACGCGGTCCTGGTCTTCAGCTCGGGCACCACCGGCCTGCCGAAGGCCGTCCGGCACACCCACGCCGCGCTGGACGAGGCCGTCGGGCATTGGCGCCGGGCGCTGCGGCTGACCGGCCGCGACCGCATCCAGGTCGTCACGCCGCCGTCCCACATCCTCGGCCTGCTCAACATCGTCACCGCGCTGCGGGCCGGTACCCAGATCCGGTTGCATCCGC is part of the Mycobacterium sp. HUMS_12744610 genome and encodes:
- a CDS encoding 2Fe-2S iron-sulfur cluster-binding protein, coding for MATVTAIIEDTVTNPASNGAEPGTVTIHLDRKKVSVPRVPGETLLESARRAGLEPPFSCEAGNCGTCMARLVEGHATMRVNDALEDDEVAEGYILTCQGVPDTPSVTVHYE